One Acetobacterium sp. KB-1 DNA segment encodes these proteins:
- a CDS encoding SDR family NAD(P)-dependent oxidoreductase: MAGIHQDKVIIITGSSRGIGYSFAEYLSNEGANIVIIGRNIDTAKAAAEKLPTNCIAIQCDISSEEDAIRMVDLVMETYGKIDVLINNAGIFPVKTFSAMTLEDWKAVIDIDLTGTFIATHAVYKVLEKQKRGKIINVASIAGRVGGLGFTHYSAAKGGVIAFTKALAREAARLNIQVNAIAPGVIETDMAKSNFPKYALTEHIKNTPAGRLGTEEDLFGVISFLCSSGSDYIIGQTIAIDGGYTMI; this comes from the coding sequence ATGGCTGGAATTCATCAGGATAAGGTTATTATTATCACTGGCTCATCCCGGGGAATTGGTTACTCATTTGCCGAATATCTCAGCAATGAGGGTGCCAATATTGTCATTATCGGTCGTAATATTGACACGGCTAAAGCTGCAGCCGAAAAACTGCCCACTAACTGTATTGCTATCCAGTGCGATATATCATCCGAAGAAGATGCCATTAGAATGGTTGATCTGGTTATGGAAACCTACGGAAAAATTGATGTGTTAATCAACAATGCTGGCATCTTCCCGGTTAAAACTTTTAGTGCGATGACTCTGGAAGACTGGAAAGCAGTGATTGACATTGATTTAACCGGAACCTTTATCGCTACCCATGCGGTTTATAAGGTACTGGAAAAACAGAAACGGGGCAAGATTATTAATGTTGCCTCCATTGCCGGTCGGGTTGGGGGACTGGGTTTTACCCATTATTCTGCCGCTAAAGGCGGGGTCATTGCTTTTACTAAAGCCCTGGCTCGTGAAGCCGCCCGTCTCAACATCCAAGTCAACGCCATTGCCCCCGGTGTTATTGAAACCGATATGGCCAAATCAAATTTCCCTAAATATGCCCTCACCGAACATATCAAAAACACCCCAGCTGGACGATTAGGCACCGAAGAAGACCTTTTTGGAGTTATTTCCTTCCTCTGTTCATCCGGAAGTGATTACATCATCGGACAGACCATTGCCATCGATGGCGGCTATACCATGATCTAA
- a CDS encoding biotin/lipoyl-containing protein, protein MKYEIAIPEFAEGAEEINLRQWLVAIGDTVKKGDNIAEAATDKISIYIESPADGVLSTMLSSEDDRVLVGQIIGEIEG, encoded by the coding sequence ATGAAATACGAAATTGCAATTCCTGAATTTGCCGAAGGCGCTGAAGAAATAAATTTAAGACAATGGCTTGTAGCTATAGGAGATACTGTCAAGAAAGGCGACAACATTGCTGAAGCTGCCACCGATAAAATCTCCATTTATATTGAATCTCCCGCTGATGGGGTTCTTTCTACCATGTTATCATCAGAAGATGACCGGGTTCTGGTTGGCCAGATCATCGGCGAAATTGAGGGTTAG
- the lipB gene encoding lipoyl(octanoyl) transferase LipB: MKNNLTWLDLGLISYEEAFIIQEQLHQQCVDGFRPDTLLFQENYPVITLGRGTQEKNLLYTAEELDAMGITVTAVSRGGDISYHGNGQFIVSPILHFDQYVKGAHQYVRCLEQVVINLLVHYNLNGKRVKGRSGVWVSEPGTGEEKKISALGIAVSHGVTLHGMSINVNPNLEHFKTIIPCGIEDKGVTSMAACGCSPVTLGDLRDQFILAFDGMFGTRTTKKTIAEL, translated from the coding sequence ATGAAGAACAATCTTACCTGGCTTGACCTGGGACTGATTTCCTATGAGGAGGCCTTTATCATCCAGGAACAGCTCCACCAGCAATGCGTCGATGGATTCAGACCGGACACCCTGCTTTTTCAGGAAAATTATCCCGTTATTACGCTGGGTCGGGGAACCCAGGAAAAGAACCTGCTTTACACTGCTGAAGAACTGGACGCAATGGGTATTACTGTGACCGCAGTCAGCCGGGGCGGGGATATTTCCTATCATGGGAACGGACAATTCATCGTTTCGCCGATTCTTCATTTTGATCAATATGTGAAAGGGGCCCACCAATATGTACGGTGTCTGGAACAGGTCGTGATTAATCTGCTGGTCCATTACAATCTTAATGGTAAACGCGTCAAAGGGCGAAGCGGAGTCTGGGTTTCCGAACCCGGAACTGGCGAGGAAAAAAAAATATCCGCTTTAGGCATCGCCGTGTCCCATGGTGTTACCCTCCATGGGATGTCCATTAATGTCAACCCCAACCTCGAACATTTTAAGACCATCATTCCCTGCGGCATCGAAGATAAGGGTGTTACTTCGATGGCAGCCTGTGGCTGCTCCCCCGTTACCCTGGGCGATCTCCGAGATCAGTTTATCCTCGCCTTTGATGGGATGTTTGGCACTCGAACGACAAAAAAAACAATTGCAGAGTTATAA
- a CDS encoding sigma-54-dependent Fis family transcriptional regulator — protein MNDKKTSKRSVNALKLTADFDAIKNTWDDFVLSGKIGSHIRKPIIDSWLRCQKAGLDPHALNRTPTVSETNFRKRLEQNKVLLDVSIPFMVELQEFVNKSGFSTTLTDPNGVILELICDQSILKEAFTKNLVRGSIWNEHMAGTNATGLAIDLLQPIQVIGAEHYYECYHELTCSAAPILDAHGKLLGVMDMAGPKEMAYPHTLGMVVAATKAISRQLCIAESNRQVDLTNHYLSTVIDSMTDGVVAVDVNGKIIGINSHGAKILKTTTFDSYGKNILEIMDGETILDHNGNVPPSLEEKDKHIITKSKKINCLINSKLILHDNGTIAGAVATLKDMDKKTPISDKAKRKGTRFTFDDIIGDSSALLRSVHLSQIAAKGSATVLLEGESGTGKEMFAQAIHNAYQSDQPFIAINCAGIPESLIESVLFGYEEGSFTGASKHGKIGKFELARGGTIFLDEIGEMPLNTQTILLRVLQERYIQRIGGNKDIAIDVRVIAATNKNLAEEVKMGRFRQDLYYRLNVLQINIPPLRKRKKDIPTLAAFFLNDITRTCGKFIEPLHPSTLATMQEYEWPGNVRQFKNAIEQAVNFTETNRIDDYFISSYLPNLDAELTLREEPRAIETKVLQPDVDLKKMELSAIKNALALFSERKKAAEYLGISRSTLYRKMKQYHLED, from the coding sequence TTGAATGATAAAAAAACATCAAAAAGGAGCGTGAACGCTTTGAAACTTACTGCTGACTTTGATGCAATCAAAAATACCTGGGACGATTTTGTGTTATCTGGAAAAATCGGTAGCCATATCCGCAAGCCGATTATTGATTCCTGGCTACGCTGTCAAAAGGCTGGGCTTGATCCCCATGCCTTAAATCGCACTCCTACTGTTAGTGAAACAAATTTTAGAAAACGCCTGGAACAAAATAAGGTGCTCCTGGACGTCAGCATCCCCTTTATGGTGGAATTACAAGAATTTGTTAACAAATCCGGCTTTTCAACCACGCTCACCGATCCAAATGGCGTTATTCTGGAACTAATTTGTGACCAATCCATTTTGAAGGAAGCCTTCACTAAGAATCTGGTCCGGGGCAGTATCTGGAATGAACACATGGCCGGCACCAATGCCACCGGTTTAGCCATCGATCTCCTCCAACCTATTCAAGTGATCGGGGCCGAGCACTACTATGAATGTTATCACGAACTAACCTGCTCTGCTGCACCCATTCTTGACGCCCATGGCAAACTGCTGGGAGTTATGGATATGGCTGGGCCTAAAGAAATGGCTTATCCCCATACGCTGGGAATGGTCGTTGCTGCAACAAAAGCTATCTCGCGGCAGCTTTGTATTGCCGAATCTAATCGTCAGGTCGATTTAACCAACCACTATTTGAGCACGGTTATCGACTCCATGACGGATGGTGTGGTTGCGGTGGATGTCAATGGTAAAATAATTGGTATTAATTCTCATGGTGCCAAAATTTTAAAAACGACCACCTTTGATTCCTATGGAAAAAACATTCTGGAGATTATGGACGGTGAAACCATTCTGGATCATAACGGAAATGTACCGCCTTCTCTTGAAGAAAAAGATAAACACATTATTACCAAAAGCAAAAAAATAAACTGTTTAATTAACAGTAAGCTGATCCTTCACGACAATGGGACCATCGCCGGAGCTGTTGCAACGCTGAAGGATATGGATAAAAAAACCCCGATTTCTGATAAAGCCAAACGAAAAGGCACCCGCTTTACCTTTGATGACATCATCGGTGACAGTTCTGCGTTACTACGATCCGTTCACCTTTCTCAAATTGCCGCTAAAGGCAGTGCAACGGTCCTGTTAGAAGGTGAAAGCGGAACCGGCAAAGAAATGTTTGCCCAGGCGATTCATAACGCTTATCAATCTGATCAACCATTTATTGCGATTAATTGTGCCGGTATTCCTGAAAGCCTGATTGAAAGTGTCCTCTTTGGCTACGAAGAAGGCTCTTTTACCGGAGCCAGCAAACACGGAAAAATCGGAAAATTTGAACTAGCCAGGGGCGGCACTATTTTTCTGGATGAAATCGGAGAAATGCCTCTAAACACCCAGACCATTCTGCTTCGGGTCTTACAGGAGCGTTATATTCAACGCATTGGTGGCAACAAGGACATTGCCATTGATGTGCGGGTGATTGCTGCCACCAATAAGAATCTTGCCGAAGAAGTAAAAATGGGGCGGTTTCGACAAGATCTTTACTATCGATTAAATGTACTACAAATTAACATTCCGCCACTACGGAAACGAAAAAAAGACATTCCAACCCTAGCTGCTTTTTTTCTCAATGATATTACCCGGACCTGTGGTAAATTCATTGAACCGCTTCACCCCTCTACCCTCGCAACAATGCAGGAGTACGAGTGGCCGGGAAACGTGCGACAGTTTAAAAATGCCATCGAACAAGCCGTAAATTTCACTGAAACCAATCGCATTGACGATTATTTTATTTCCAGTTATTTACCCAACCTTGACGCCGAGCTGACCCTAAGAGAAGAACCACGAGCCATCGAGACAAAGGTTTTACAACCTGATGTGGATTTAAAAAAAATGGAACTCTCTGCTATTAAAAATGCGTTGGCGCTTTTCTCAGAACGCAAGAAAGCTGCTGAATATCTGGGAATTTCCCGCAGTACTCTGTACCGCAAAATGAAACAGTATCACCTGGAGGATTAG
- a CDS encoding DUF362 domain-containing protein: MSKTKVSVVKVAQPEGNASFMGGKYIRIEEDVRKIEAAVAEAVELAIGSLDTIIKEGDTVLIKPNLAFQAPPESHAVVDPRTIEAVVSYVKKNSKAGKVVIGDNPSLGMHVGRAKPAFKDSKMEEAAKLGGADEVIYFDEHDVVAVEIEGAKLFKHATVFKPFLDADVIINLPKMKVHLAGTVTLGLKNWNGIIPNCHPNDQQQGAHRIELGQKMADMYRIRHANLTIVDSVIGMEGQGPHAGSPIEMNLIVAGADTVAVDSVACSIMGFEPMEIPAIRCAGTEGQGEIDLAKIDVVGNSIESVMKHFRRPGGDPIGMYAGLTCVMQQTCPGCFVNVRGALDSFALSGIDMNKFLEKSGEVVVIAGGVPDFDPQICVDKNVFICGDCWELFPSVDKVKEGAELAKSVTYYPGCAPVYIFAQLNADLQKLAAAK, from the coding sequence ATGAGCAAAACAAAAGTATCTGTTGTAAAGGTTGCACAACCTGAAGGCAATGCCTCATTCATGGGTGGAAAATACATTCGCATTGAAGAGGATGTAAGAAAAATCGAAGCCGCTGTTGCCGAAGCAGTTGAACTGGCGATAGGTTCCCTTGACACCATCATCAAAGAAGGTGACACTGTTTTAATCAAACCAAACCTCGCTTTCCAGGCTCCTCCTGAAAGCCATGCGGTTGTCGATCCCCGAACCATTGAAGCCGTTGTTTCTTATGTTAAGAAAAACTCCAAAGCCGGAAAAGTTGTCATTGGTGACAACCCATCATTAGGGATGCATGTTGGTCGCGCTAAACCGGCATTTAAAGATTCAAAAATGGAAGAAGCAGCCAAGCTTGGCGGTGCGGATGAAGTTATCTATTTTGACGAACATGATGTTGTTGCGGTCGAAATTGAAGGCGCAAAACTATTCAAACACGCCACTGTTTTCAAACCTTTTCTGGATGCGGATGTCATTATTAACCTTCCCAAAATGAAGGTGCATTTAGCCGGAACCGTAACCTTAGGGCTTAAAAACTGGAATGGGATCATCCCCAACTGTCATCCAAATGATCAGCAGCAAGGGGCTCATCGTATTGAATTGGGCCAGAAAATGGCTGATATGTATCGAATCCGTCATGCCAATCTGACCATTGTTGACTCCGTAATTGGAATGGAAGGCCAGGGACCTCACGCCGGTTCTCCTATTGAAATGAACTTGATCGTTGCCGGAGCCGATACCGTTGCTGTTGACTCGGTGGCCTGTTCCATCATGGGCTTTGAACCCATGGAAATTCCAGCTATCCGCTGTGCCGGAACCGAAGGTCAGGGCGAAATCGATTTAGCCAAAATTGATGTTGTCGGCAACTCGATTGAATCGGTCATGAAACACTTTCGACGCCCCGGTGGTGATCCCATTGGTATGTACGCCGGTTTAACCTGCGTGATGCAACAAACCTGTCCCGGCTGTTTTGTTAATGTTCGTGGTGCGCTCGATTCTTTTGCATTAAGCGGTATTGATATGAATAAATTCCTCGAAAAATCTGGAGAGGTTGTTGTTATTGCCGGCGGTGTGCCAGATTTCGATCCGCAAATATGTGTTGATAAAAACGTCTTTATTTGCGGCGACTGCTGGGAACTTTTCCCATCTGTTGACAAGGTAAAAGAAGGGGCTGAGCTGGCAAAATCCGTTACTTATTATCCCGGATGTGCGCCTGTCTATATTTTTGCACAACTCAATGCCGATCTTCAGAAATTAGCTGCTGCTAAATAA
- a CDS encoding NAD(P)H-dependent oxidoreductase — MRKVLLLNGSHKSGKSFTMIIAEQFVSGLLEFDPDTVIQTVDLIQKNINACTGCHTCWTTTPGECIFQDDMTELFHQYEEADIVIWATPLYHYGISSAMKKFMERTQPALLPFIDNEGGGTYGHPFRNPEKMNKKKHVLISTCGFPSTKNNYEGVEEQFNNLFGKDKWEKIICVEGELLGIHQLDNLTGPYLDLVKIAGKEYGENLSISPTVKEGLSKPFVETPTYLQTTNLSWGVDDTRMKDSDGGLIAWNYMKEVQTAFNPKVRPKMNAVLQIDFTDIKERYQFVIKDETCTLLRNDFARETAAISINLTTLERILEGKIDAAQSLLEKKYAVTGDMRVFNAFLDGLFGPVNLSADKKKRLVPISFKNTPYWFFLALCPWLFCFLFAEYSPLIGVVVPLMISGVLCSIKRGPDLVYFERATLLTFSLLGLAVVTFGSDYQGNTFAIIGYFALALIWAISTLKTIPLTADYTHYFNGRNALKNVLFLRTNRLLCYVWSLVFLAQAGITLWLNTTVLINFAAIIPILLSVPTFVFSLWFLKWYPTDAAKPK, encoded by the coding sequence ATGCGTAAAGTTTTATTATTAAACGGTAGTCATAAATCAGGTAAGAGTTTTACCATGATCATAGCTGAGCAATTTGTTTCCGGTCTGTTGGAATTTGATCCGGATACGGTAATTCAAACCGTTGATTTAATTCAGAAAAATATTAACGCCTGTACGGGATGCCATACCTGCTGGACTACCACTCCGGGGGAATGTATTTTTCAGGACGACATGACAGAACTTTTCCATCAATATGAAGAGGCTGACATTGTGATCTGGGCCACCCCGCTTTACCACTACGGGATCTCAAGTGCCATGAAAAAATTTATGGAGCGGACCCAACCGGCACTGCTGCCATTTATTGACAATGAAGGTGGCGGAACCTATGGCCATCCCTTCCGAAATCCTGAAAAAATGAACAAGAAAAAGCATGTGCTCATCAGCACCTGTGGCTTTCCATCAACAAAGAATAATTATGAAGGGGTCGAAGAACAGTTTAATAATCTTTTCGGAAAAGATAAGTGGGAAAAAATAATCTGTGTTGAAGGTGAGCTCCTGGGAATTCACCAGCTCGATAACCTGACCGGGCCTTATCTGGATTTAGTTAAAATTGCGGGTAAAGAATACGGCGAAAATCTGAGTATTTCGCCAACGGTCAAGGAAGGCCTCTCAAAGCCTTTTGTCGAAACCCCCACCTATCTCCAAACCACTAACCTGAGTTGGGGGGTGGACGATACCCGGATGAAGGATTCTGATGGTGGACTCATTGCCTGGAATTATATGAAAGAAGTGCAGACGGCTTTTAATCCCAAGGTGCGACCCAAAATGAATGCGGTGCTTCAGATCGATTTTACTGACATTAAGGAGCGCTACCAGTTTGTCATAAAGGACGAGACCTGCACCCTGTTACGCAATGATTTTGCCCGAGAAACAGCTGCAATCAGTATTAATCTCACCACCCTTGAACGGATTTTAGAAGGAAAAATTGATGCTGCCCAGTCATTGTTAGAAAAAAAGTATGCGGTTACTGGCGATATGCGGGTGTTCAACGCCTTTTTGGATGGGCTGTTTGGCCCGGTTAATCTGAGTGCTGATAAGAAAAAAAGGCTGGTTCCGATCAGTTTTAAAAATACCCCGTATTGGTTTTTTCTAGCCTTGTGTCCGTGGCTTTTCTGCTTTCTTTTTGCTGAGTACAGCCCCTTAATTGGGGTGGTGGTTCCACTTATGATCAGTGGTGTATTATGCAGTATCAAGCGAGGGCCCGATCTGGTTTACTTTGAACGCGCCACGCTATTGACGTTTTCTTTGCTCGGTTTAGCGGTGGTGACCTTTGGATCGGATTATCAGGGAAACACCTTTGCCATTATCGGGTATTTTGCACTCGCTTTAATCTGGGCGATCTCGACGCTAAAAACGATTCCGCTAACGGCCGACTATACCCACTATTTCAATGGTCGCAATGCTCTTAAAAACGTATTGTTTTTGAGAACCAATCGGTTGTTATGCTATGTCTGGTCACTGGTTTTCCTGGCTCAGGCCGGCATTACACTTTGGCTAAATACGACGGTACTGATTAATTTTGCAGCGATTATTCCGATCCTTTTAAGCGTTCCAACCTTTGTGTTTTCACTCTGGTTTCTAAAATGGTATCCTACTGATGCGGCTAAACCAAAATAA
- the ilvA gene encoding threonine ammonia-lyase → MLTLDKIYHASFTLKKYIRPTDLIHAPKICPDSDIYLKTENLQITGSFKVRGACYKISQLSDEERAKGVIACSAGNHAQGVAMAAAINHIKALICLPDGAPISKVEATKAYGAQVCLVEGGYDEAYAKALELQAEKGYTFIHPFDDEFVIAGQGTIGLELLESLPDLDAVIVPIGGGGLISGIAYVLKALKPEVKVYGVQACGAPSMHESIKNCKICRLPQVSTIADGIAVKEPGDLTFSLCRDFVDEIVTVTEDEISTAILTLIEQQKLIAEGAGAVAVAAAMFGKLPIKGKKTVCIVSGGNIDVTILSRIIKRGLLTSGRTCSFNIELIDKPGQLKKVSQIIADLGGNVISIHHERSNEGSDINGCFLRIELETRNYDHIGEIREGLVQGGFKLQK, encoded by the coding sequence ATGCTAACACTGGATAAAATATACCACGCATCATTTACCCTAAAAAAATATATTCGGCCGACTGATTTGATTCATGCCCCTAAAATATGTCCCGACAGCGATATTTATTTAAAAACCGAAAATTTGCAGATCACCGGGTCTTTTAAGGTTCGGGGCGCCTGCTATAAGATATCTCAGCTTAGTGACGAAGAACGGGCGAAGGGCGTGATTGCCTGCTCGGCTGGCAATCACGCCCAGGGGGTGGCTATGGCCGCCGCGATTAACCATATCAAAGCCCTGATCTGTCTGCCAGATGGAGCCCCGATTTCCAAGGTGGAAGCGACAAAAGCCTATGGCGCCCAGGTCTGCCTGGTGGAAGGCGGCTATGATGAGGCCTATGCAAAAGCATTGGAACTTCAGGCTGAGAAAGGTTATACCTTTATTCATCCCTTCGATGATGAGTTTGTCATCGCTGGTCAGGGAACCATCGGTCTGGAACTGCTAGAAAGTCTGCCGGATCTGGATGCGGTAATCGTTCCGATAGGCGGTGGCGGACTGATTTCCGGCATTGCCTACGTGCTCAAGGCCTTAAAGCCCGAGGTAAAGGTTTATGGGGTTCAAGCCTGCGGCGCACCCAGCATGCACGAGTCCATCAAAAACTGTAAAATTTGTCGGTTGCCCCAGGTATCAACCATTGCCGATGGAATTGCCGTAAAAGAACCAGGAGATTTAACATTTAGTCTGTGCAGAGATTTTGTGGATGAAATAGTCACCGTTACCGAGGATGAAATATCGACCGCGATCCTGACCCTGATCGAGCAACAAAAGCTCATTGCCGAAGGGGCCGGGGCAGTAGCGGTGGCCGCCGCCATGTTTGGTAAGTTGCCAATAAAAGGGAAAAAGACGGTTTGTATTGTGTCGGGTGGCAATATTGATGTGACAATCCTATCCCGAATCATCAAACGGGGTCTATTAACCTCTGGTCGCACCTGCTCGTTTAACATCGAATTGATTGATAAACCAGGACAGCTAAAAAAAGTGTCACAGATTATTGCAGATTTGGGCGGAAATGTTATCTCAATTCATCATGAGAGAAGCAATGAAGGCTCTGATATCAATGGCTGTTTCTTGCGAATTGAGTTAGAAACAAGAAATTATGATCATATTGGTGAAATCCGTGAAGGTCTGGTCCAGGGCGGATTTAAATTGCAGAAATAA